In Helicobacter sp. 'house sparrow 1', one DNA window encodes the following:
- the exbD gene encoding TonB system transport protein ExbD produces MKIKRGEGLNIVPFIDIMLVLLAIVLSISTFIAQGKIQVEVPQADSAQQPKEEKKVIVVVDSNNQVYLDDKPITLSDLKSSLSKVEAKTLIELKSDKESKFDIFVQILDILKDKNHENFAISTRKN; encoded by the coding sequence ATGAAAATCAAAAGAGGAGAAGGACTAAATATTGTTCCTTTCATAGACATTATGCTTGTTTTGCTTGCTATTGTGCTAAGCATTTCCACTTTTATTGCGCAAGGTAAAATTCAAGTTGAGGTTCCTCAGGCTGATTCTGCACAACAACCAAAGGAAGAAAAAAAGGTCATTGTTGTTGTAGATTCTAATAATCAGGTTTATTTAGATGATAAGCCTATTACTCTGAGTGATTTGAAGTCTTCTCTCTCTAAAGTTGAGGCAAAGACACTCATAGAGCTCAAGAGCGATAAGGAATCAAAGTTTGATATTTTCGTGCAAATCCTAGATATATTAAAAGACAAAAATCATGAAAATTTTGCAATCTCTACGAGAAAAAATTAA
- the exbB gene encoding TonB-system energizer ExbB, protein MEFLRLYLDYIIFSVLGFMGFIAIWFSVERVIFFSKIKFENYKSLDLLEEALTKNLTALYIIYSNAPYIGLLGTVGGIIVTFYGMSIGGDIDAKKIMADLSLALEATGAGLIVAIPVLMIYNMLLRKIDLLINKYKVANQ, encoded by the coding sequence ATGGAATTTTTAAGGCTTTACCTTGACTACATTATCTTTTCTGTCTTAGGTTTTATGGGTTTTATTGCGATATGGTTTAGCGTGGAGAGGGTTATTTTTTTCTCAAAAATAAAATTTGAAAATTACAAAAGCCTTGATCTTTTAGAAGAAGCACTTACTAAAAATCTCACTGCTCTTTATATTATTTATTCTAATGCTCCTTATATAGGGTTGCTTGGAACCGTAGGAGGAATTATTGTAACTTTTTATGGAATGAGCATTGGGGGAGATATTGATGCAAAGAAAATTATGGCTGATCTCTCGCTTGCACTTGAGGCTACGGGGGCTGGTTTGATCGTGGCTATACCTGTTTTAATGATCTATAATATGCTTCTTAGAAAGATAGATCTGCTTATCAACAAATACAAAGTAGCAAACCAATGA
- the nikR gene encoding nickel-responsive transcriptional regulator NikR → MDLKNEVIRFSVSLQKKLLDELDNRLTKQGYVSRSELVRDLIREKIIEREWEDEDSEQIAVLVLIYDHHTKELSQKMIEMQHENYNVKVLCSTHIHLDTCNCLETIVFKGKSGDIVRTSIEIGGLRGVKFSKLTKATNFTQNV, encoded by the coding sequence ATGGATTTAAAGAATGAAGTAATAAGATTTAGTGTTTCGTTGCAAAAAAAATTATTAGATGAGTTGGATAACCGACTTACTAAACAAGGATATGTTTCTAGGTCAGAGCTTGTTAGGGATTTGATTAGAGAAAAGATAATAGAGAGAGAGTGGGAAGATGAGGATTCTGAACAAATAGCAGTTTTAGTGTTGATCTATGATCATCATACAAAGGAATTAAGTCAAAAAATGATAGAGATGCAACATGAAAATTATAATGTCAAGGTTTTATGTAGCACTCATATCCATTTAGATACTTGCAATTGTCTAGAAACAATCGTTTTTAAAGGAAAAAGTGGGGATATAGTGCGCACTAGTATTGAAATTGGGGGACTAAGGGGTGTAAAATTTTCTAAATTAACAAAAGCAACCAATTTTACACAAAATGTCTAG